GAGGATTGAAGGAGCAGCGTTTTAGCGGCGTCTGATTGCGCGCGAGAGCGAATCGGCATCGCCGCCGGCACACGGAGTGTGCCTACTACGTAGCAGGCATACTCCGTATGCCGTCGGCCACTTGAAACGCGTGCCACATCCTGTTCGCGCATTTCGAGCGCGAGCAAGAATAGGGCAAAGTGGAGGATTGAAGGAGCAGCGTTTTAGCGGCGTCTGTTTGCGCGCGAGAGCGAATCGGCATCGCCGCCGGCACACGGAGTGTGCCTACTACGTAGCAGGCATACTCCGTATGCCGTCGGCCACTTGAAACGCGTGCCACCGTCCTGTTCGCGCGTTTCGAGCGCGAGCAAGAATGAAGCAAAGTGGAGGATTGAAGGAGCAGCGTTTTAGCGGCGTCTGATTGCGCGCGAGAGCGAATCGGCATCGCCGCCGGCACACGGAGTGTGCCTACTACGTAGCAGGCATACTCCGTATGCCGTCGGCGCCGCTCAATGCTTTGCTACTGCGGCGCGCCACGGCACATGGAATGTGCCTGCTACGGTTGGCCTCAATACTTGAATTCGCCGCGGACGAAGAAGCCGTCGAACGAAAGGTTGCTCGCTTGCGGCGGCACTAATAGCGCCAGCCCGGCTGCCTCGCTCAATTGCGTGGCATCGCCGAAATATTCGAACAAATAGCCGCTGGTGATGCTGATGTGGCAGGTTGGCCGCCATTCCAGGCCAAGTTGAACGTCGAAATTCGGCACGGCCTGAACGCCTTTCGAGCCCGATGGCGTGTCGGTGCCGTAGGTCTTTTCTTCGCCGAGCAATAATGCGGCATCGGCGGCAACGTAGGCCGAGAATCGGCTATGACCGAGGTGGCGGCGAACGTCGATGCCCAACTTCGGGCCGGCCCCGAGGAACGCCGATTTCTGCGTGAAGGTTCCGGCATCCGGCCCGGTGACCGAGTTGAGGATCGCCTCTTCGATATCGATGATTCGCACGCCCCACGACCAACTGACATCCCACGACGGGCAGCAGCTTTTGCATTCGCACCAACCGAGATTCAGCTTCCGCGAGTCGTCGATGTCCCAGACGTTTACAAGCAGATGCTCCGTCGCGTCGAGCGCATCGCCGGGAAAAAGCGTCGCCCCGAGCGGCGTCAGAACCGACGACCCGGTCGGGACGGCGACGGTGCGAAGCGTGTCGTTATATAGATACGTGTAGCCGAATCGGATCGATTCATCGCAAGCGGTTTCGTAGCCCGCGAACAGGCGCACGCCGTTGCCGAACGACGGATTGAAGTTTACGTTCGTGACGCCCGGGCCGGTAACACCGTTGGGCGTGAGCTGGTAGGCGGCGTCGTAGGTTTGATGCGGGCGGACGAAAAAATAGTCCGATCCGCCGAACCATCCGGCCGCCTGCGGCGCAGACCAATCTCCCGGCGAGACGGGCGGCCCGTCACTTGGTCCGACCACCGGCCCCGCGGCTGCCTCGTCACCTTCAGGCGCGGCGACTTCAGGCGCGGCGACCTCGGGCGCGGCGACCTCGGGCGCGGCGGCAGCCCCCGGCGGCAGCGGTTGCTCGATCGCTTGCTGCGGTTCGTCTTGCCCGGCCAACCGGGCCAATACCGGGTGCGGACCTTGGACAAAAGCGGCCACCCGCGCGCCAGGCACGACAACGGGCATGGCCACCGGCCGAGGCTGGCCGTCGTAGTAAGGAAACCGCGCCGGGGCATTGTGCGTAGCCGCGAAGTTGGCCCGCCGGCCTGCCAGCGGGTGCAGGAAAATTCCTTCGTGAGCGGGCGTTTCGCATGCCGGCGGCCCAATAGGTTGTGGGCCTGAACTTTCAACCGCTTGCGGCGCGGTCGCCGTCGTGTCCGGAGTCGGCACCGCTTCTGTCGTGCCCGGCGGCAGGGCTTCGACCGAAGGCGTGGCACTCGATGGCGCCGGGCCTGACGGGGTTGAAGTGGACGGCACGGACGGCGCTGGAGCCGGCGTCGATTGCGGCTTGGCCGCCGGCGGTCCTTCCGTCGATGGCGCCGGCATTTCGGTGGACGGAAGTGCAGGGCTGGCCGGCGCAGCCGCGGCTTCCACCGACTGCGGCGCTGCCGCGGTTGGATCAGCGGCGCCGACCGGCGCGGCGATCGCCGCAATTGCCAAACAAGCAAACGAGATCCGCATCCGCGCAATAAGCCGCGTCATGTATTCCCCCCCGGGATTCCAAAATCGCACGCACCGGTGCGCCGCCGCTGCTAACGGACTGCGCGGCGCGCCAGCATTGCTTGCCCGAAACGACTCTGCCGAACGGAGAGCCTATCCGGGTTCCTTGAGAGGTATCGGCACCGCTACGATCGATATCTTCGTTTTTTTCGGCAGATCTGGCAAATTCCGCAGCCTCAACGCAAGCGTCA
This window of the Pirellulales bacterium genome carries:
- a CDS encoding Lpg1974 family pore-forming outer membrane protein, with the protein product MTRLIARMRISFACLAIAAIAAPVGAADPTAAAPQSVEAAAAPASPALPSTEMPAPSTEGPPAAKPQSTPAPAPSVPSTSTPSGPAPSSATPSVEALPPGTTEAVPTPDTTATAPQAVESSGPQPIGPPACETPAHEGIFLHPLAGRRANFAATHNAPARFPYYDGQPRPVAMPVVVPGARVAAFVQGPHPVLARLAGQDEPQQAIEQPLPPGAAAAPEVAAPEVAAPEVAAPEGDEAAAGPVVGPSDGPPVSPGDWSAPQAAGWFGGSDYFFVRPHQTYDAAYQLTPNGVTGPGVTNVNFNPSFGNGVRLFAGYETACDESIRFGYTYLYNDTLRTVAVPTGSSVLTPLGATLFPGDALDATEHLLVNVWDIDDSRKLNLGWCECKSCCPSWDVSWSWGVRIIDIEEAILNSVTGPDAGTFTQKSAFLGAGPKLGIDVRRHLGHSRFSAYVAADAALLLGEEKTYGTDTPSGSKGVQAVPNFDVQLGLEWRPTCHISITSGYLFEYFGDATQLSEAAGLALLVPPQASNLSFDGFFVRGEFKY